The proteins below are encoded in one region of Holophagaceae bacterium:
- a CDS encoding DedA family protein: MLSKILAPIVAWMTSVMAAMGPFGVMLLMGIESACIPIPSEVIMPFAGYLAYQDKLTLFGFGAGSPTTQILIAGVFGALGCNLGSIPAYEVGAWGGHPAVERFGKYIWLNRGHLEMAHRFFERHGGAAVFIGRLLPVVRTFIALPAGIAEMNRTRFHIYTFAGSLPWCLGLAFLGFKLGEHWTTLGAYFHRFDLAIGILLLAGVVWFVVSHLRQRNNS, from the coding sequence ATGCTTTCCAAAATCCTTGCTCCCATCGTCGCCTGGATGACTTCCGTCATGGCGGCCATGGGGCCCTTCGGGGTGATGCTGCTGATGGGCATCGAAAGCGCCTGCATCCCCATCCCATCCGAAGTGATCATGCCCTTCGCGGGCTACCTGGCCTACCAGGACAAACTGACGCTCTTCGGATTCGGAGCCGGCAGCCCCACGACGCAGATCCTCATCGCCGGCGTGTTCGGGGCGCTGGGCTGCAACCTGGGCTCCATCCCCGCCTACGAGGTGGGCGCCTGGGGCGGCCATCCGGCGGTGGAACGCTTCGGAAAGTACATCTGGCTCAACCGGGGCCACCTCGAGATGGCCCACCGTTTCTTCGAACGGCATGGCGGCGCGGCGGTGTTCATCGGGCGGCTGCTGCCGGTGGTGCGGACCTTCATCGCCCTGCCCGCAGGCATCGCCGAGATGAACCGCACGCGGTTCCACATCTACACATTCGCGGGATCGCTCCCCTGGTGCCTGGGCCTGGCCTTTCTCGGCTTCAAGCTGGGAGAGCACTGGACGACCCTGGGCGCCTATTTCCACCGTTTCGACCTGGCCATCGGAATCCTGCTGCTCGCAGGGGTGGTCTGGTTCGTGGTCAGCCATTTGCGGCAGCGGAACAATTCCTAA
- a CDS encoding class I SAM-dependent RNA methyltransferase, with translation MARAEDGRLLLLSSPLALFPGEEVEAEVRWKARHGEGQVLRWIKRDPRRVPAGCPVAATCGGCDLWEAGGAAAELKRSMIADLLHRQLPGIQDWRYLPAPAEARRHRIQLHWDGTALGYHGRGSHQIVPVKACPIAADSLSNAIPRLREAIQEKILPQRPQRWELATGTPEGRVVAIDEQGHVWLLDPDGWHRDVSEMSEIFEDFSLRHRAGGFFQVSPPWAVQAFRSVLEGWHLGGGTLFDLYGGVGLFSALLGKRFQRRVLVEYDIAAVEWAKRNLERLELPSDCIASDIGKWLPEYLGDAEDVILLDPPRSGLEPEVSAKLLTARAETMVLVGCDGAAFCRDLHRLGPAWKLRDLAVLDLFPLTHHVECMGLLKRA, from the coding sequence ATGGCCCGGGCCGAGGATGGCCGCCTGTTGTTGCTCAGCTCGCCGCTGGCCCTGTTCCCCGGGGAGGAGGTCGAGGCCGAAGTCCGCTGGAAGGCCCGCCACGGCGAAGGGCAGGTGCTCCGGTGGATCAAGAGGGACCCCCGGCGCGTGCCGGCCGGGTGCCCGGTGGCGGCCACCTGCGGCGGGTGCGATCTGTGGGAGGCGGGCGGGGCGGCCGCGGAGCTCAAACGCTCCATGATCGCCGACCTGCTGCACCGGCAGCTACCTGGGATCCAGGACTGGCGCTACCTGCCGGCCCCGGCGGAGGCTCGCCGCCACCGCATCCAGCTCCATTGGGACGGCACGGCCCTGGGCTACCACGGCCGCGGCAGCCACCAGATCGTACCGGTGAAGGCCTGCCCCATCGCCGCCGATTCGCTCTCAAATGCGATTCCCCGCCTCCGGGAAGCGATCCAGGAAAAGATCCTGCCTCAACGGCCTCAACGTTGGGAATTGGCCACGGGAACACCCGAGGGGCGCGTGGTGGCGATCGATGAACAAGGCCATGTCTGGCTCCTGGATCCTGATGGATGGCATCGGGACGTGTCAGAAATGAGCGAGATTTTCGAGGACTTCAGCTTGCGGCACCGCGCCGGTGGCTTCTTCCAGGTCAGCCCGCCCTGGGCCGTCCAGGCCTTCCGATCGGTGCTTGAAGGCTGGCATCTGGGAGGTGGCACGCTGTTCGACCTCTACGGCGGCGTGGGCCTTTTTTCGGCGCTGCTGGGAAAACGTTTTCAGCGCCGGGTGCTCGTGGAATACGACATCGCTGCGGTGGAATGGGCGAAGCGGAACCTCGAGCGATTGGAACTGCCCTCGGACTGCATCGCTTCGGACATCGGAAAATGGCTGCCGGAATACCTGGGCGATGCGGAGGACGTGATTCTTTTAGATCCGCCACGCTCGGGCCTTGAGCCTGAAGTCTCAGCGAAACTCCTCACCGCCAGGGCAGAAACCATGGTGCTGGTGGGCTGCGACGGCGCCGCCTTCTGCCGCGATCTCCACCGCCTGGGTCCCGCCTGGAAACTCAGGGACCTAGCGGTGCTGGATCTGTTTCCACTCACCCACCACGTGGAATGCATGGGGCTATTGAAACGGGCATGA
- a CDS encoding flavin reductase family protein, whose translation MSIRTVLAADLDPIRANAWLTGSIAPRPIAFASTVDAAGTRNLAPFSFFNAFGSNPPMLAFAPNRRGRDGTTKHTYRNVVATREFVIATVSHGMVQQMNVASAEYEDGVDEFLKSGFTPLPATFVKPALVAESPVQMECRLHQVLELGSGPGSGLMLIGEILCFHADEAMLTNDLPDTGKLDLVGRNGGAFYTRAFGAALFEIAKPAGKPIGYDRLPEVLKSSRILSGNDLGRLANTAEMPDLSSPEFRFGDPLSSQELETAIHKALQREDMAEAWRLVGLRLRC comes from the coding sequence ATGAGCATCCGAACGGTCCTTGCCGCTGATCTCGATCCAATCCGGGCCAATGCGTGGCTCACGGGGAGCATCGCGCCGCGGCCCATCGCCTTCGCCTCGACGGTGGATGCAGCGGGCACGCGCAACCTCGCGCCGTTCTCCTTCTTCAACGCCTTCGGCTCCAATCCGCCCATGTTGGCTTTCGCGCCCAACCGCCGGGGCCGGGACGGCACCACCAAGCACACCTACCGGAACGTGGTGGCCACCAGGGAATTCGTCATCGCCACCGTGAGCCACGGAATGGTGCAGCAGATGAACGTGGCCTCGGCCGAATACGAAGATGGCGTGGACGAATTCCTGAAATCCGGCTTCACGCCCCTGCCCGCTACCTTCGTGAAACCCGCGCTGGTGGCGGAATCGCCGGTTCAGATGGAATGCCGGCTGCACCAAGTCCTGGAGCTGGGCAGCGGACCAGGCTCCGGCCTCATGCTCATCGGCGAGATCCTCTGCTTCCACGCGGACGAAGCGATGCTGACGAACGATCTACCCGATACGGGCAAGCTCGATCTTGTGGGCCGCAACGGAGGGGCCTTCTACACCCGCGCCTTCGGCGCCGCGCTGTTCGAGATCGCCAAGCCCGCCGGCAAACCCATCGGCTACGACCGGCTGCCCGAGGTTCTGAAGTCCAGCCGCATCCTCAGCGGCAACGATCTGGGGCGGCTGGCAAATACGGCGGAGATGCCGGACCTGAGTTCACCGGAATTCCGGTTTGGTGATCCCCTGTCCAGCCAGGAACTGGAAACCGCCATCCACAAGGCGCTCCAACGCGAAGACATGGCCGAGGCCTGGCGGCTGGTTGGGCTGCGGTTGCGCTGCTGA
- a CDS encoding mechanosensitive ion channel family protein, whose amino-acid sequence MPIATLQGLSRWLDAGSWAKVYHLAMVLLVGALFLWMVKLIGKAVRRAVDDGDESTTSEAERRAETLSAVLNNASRVLVLVFLLLMALQEFGVNIAPLIAGAGIAGVALGFGAQSLVKDVISGFFLLMEDQFGVGDLISIDEKHVGTVERMTLRITQLRDVEGRAHYVPNGSINRVVVLSKEFSKALVDVEVGYDTDLDRIFALIGAIGEDLRKARPELVLEPTDVRGVEAFGKDGCTIRTLTKSAPGKQFDVARLLRKRIIERFREEGIASPIPQRIVHTKTEGDASAAAALSTD is encoded by the coding sequence ATGCCCATCGCCACCCTTCAAGGATTATCCCGCTGGCTCGATGCGGGCAGCTGGGCCAAGGTCTACCACCTGGCCATGGTGCTGCTGGTCGGCGCCCTGTTCCTGTGGATGGTGAAGCTCATCGGGAAGGCCGTCCGGCGGGCGGTGGACGATGGCGACGAGAGCACCACCTCCGAAGCCGAGCGCCGCGCGGAAACGCTTTCGGCCGTGCTGAACAACGCGTCCCGGGTGCTGGTCCTGGTCTTCCTGCTGCTGATGGCCCTGCAGGAATTCGGCGTCAACATCGCGCCTCTCATCGCCGGGGCGGGCATCGCCGGGGTGGCGCTGGGCTTCGGCGCGCAATCGCTGGTCAAGGACGTGATCTCGGGATTCTTCCTGCTCATGGAGGACCAGTTCGGCGTCGGCGACCTCATCAGCATCGACGAGAAACATGTCGGCACCGTGGAGCGCATGACGCTCCGCATCACCCAGCTCCGCGATGTGGAGGGCCGCGCCCATTACGTTCCCAACGGATCCATCAACCGGGTGGTGGTGCTCAGCAAGGAATTCTCAAAGGCGCTGGTGGATGTCGAGGTGGGCTATGACACGGATCTCGACCGCATCTTCGCGCTGATCGGAGCCATCGGCGAAGACTTGCGCAAGGCCAGGCCGGAATTGGTGCTTGAGCCCACGGACGTGCGGGGCGTGGAGGCCTTCGGCAAGGACGGCTGCACCATCCGCACCCTCACCAAGAGCGCGCCAGGGAAACAATTCGACGTGGCCCGCCTGCTCCGCAAGCGCATCATCGAGCGCTTCCGCGAAGAAGGCATCGCCAGCCCCATCCCCCAGCGGATCGTGCATACGAAGACCGAAGGCGATGCGAGCGCCGCCGCGGCCTTATCCACGGATTGA
- a CDS encoding GAF domain-containing protein, translating to MRFTVAMPPEHRNTLQERLGRELRSAMEWKDQGPADVVVGVEGAGALAECAAWPGQEGALALIQAGYERIRDRARMGRLNEVGRALASEQNLDRLLDLILSQGRELLRAEAGSIYLVDDGGKELIFAHTQNSKLDMPYHRFRMPVTMSTLAGFVAATGESLNIPDVYAIPGDSPYSFSDYFDRQSGYHTQSMLVVPMTDNEGKVLGVLQFINRVWEDGAQHGVVPFQPEHQNLAQSLAGQAGVAVKNAALRQEIELLFEGFVNASVTAIESRDPVTSGHSSRVASLTVGLAEAINATPNGLYGETFFTERQLREIRYASLLHDFGKVGVREQVLVKAKKLDPLKLELILQRLRQRDLEQALALLSESWKGGEHFDPATWESIIRDRQTETDRLIALVRQSDMPTVLPEEIADGLGLVGELEFTHWSGERRQLVERSDLNCLRIRKGSLSDSERLEIESHVTHTFRFLKQIPWTRDLEGVPEIAFAHHEKLGGRGYPRGLQAPAIPVQSRAMTISDIFDALTAQDRPYKLAVPLSKSLNILNEEANDGNVDRVLLDLFIEARIFERTAKT from the coding sequence GTGCGTTTCACTGTTGCCATGCCTCCAGAGCACCGTAACACCCTCCAGGAGCGCCTGGGCAGGGAGCTTCGCTCGGCCATGGAATGGAAGGACCAGGGCCCTGCGGATGTGGTCGTGGGCGTCGAGGGAGCTGGTGCCCTGGCTGAATGCGCTGCGTGGCCGGGCCAGGAAGGCGCCCTGGCGCTCATCCAGGCGGGCTATGAGCGCATCCGGGACCGGGCCCGCATGGGCCGCCTGAACGAGGTGGGACGCGCCCTGGCCTCGGAACAGAACCTGGACCGGCTGCTGGACCTGATCCTGTCCCAGGGCCGTGAATTGCTGCGCGCCGAAGCAGGCTCGATCTACCTGGTGGATGACGGCGGGAAGGAATTGATCTTCGCCCACACGCAGAATTCGAAGCTGGATATGCCCTACCACCGCTTCCGGATGCCCGTCACGATGTCGACGCTGGCGGGCTTCGTCGCGGCCACCGGCGAGTCCCTGAACATCCCCGATGTCTATGCGATACCCGGCGACTCGCCCTACAGTTTTTCGGACTACTTCGACCGCCAGAGCGGCTACCACACCCAGAGCATGCTGGTGGTGCCCATGACGGACAACGAGGGCAAGGTCCTCGGCGTGCTGCAGTTCATCAACCGCGTCTGGGAGGATGGCGCCCAGCACGGCGTGGTGCCCTTCCAGCCGGAGCATCAGAACCTGGCGCAAAGCCTTGCGGGGCAGGCCGGCGTCGCCGTCAAGAATGCCGCGCTGCGGCAGGAGATCGAGCTGTTGTTCGAAGGGTTCGTCAATGCCTCGGTGACCGCCATTGAAAGCCGCGATCCCGTGACTTCGGGCCATTCCAGCCGCGTGGCCAGCCTCACCGTCGGCCTTGCGGAGGCCATCAATGCCACGCCCAACGGGCTGTATGGGGAAACCTTCTTCACCGAACGGCAATTGCGGGAAATCCGTTACGCCAGCTTGCTCCATGATTTCGGGAAGGTCGGCGTGCGGGAGCAGGTGCTGGTGAAGGCCAAAAAGCTGGATCCCCTGAAGCTGGAACTGATCCTCCAGCGCCTGCGGCAACGGGATCTGGAACAGGCGCTGGCCCTGCTGTCGGAATCTTGGAAGGGCGGAGAGCACTTCGATCCGGCCACCTGGGAATCCATCATCCGGGACCGCCAGACCGAGACCGATCGGCTCATCGCGTTGGTGCGGCAGAGCGATATGCCCACCGTGCTGCCGGAGGAAATCGCCGACGGCCTCGGCCTGGTCGGCGAGCTGGAATTCACTCACTGGAGCGGCGAGCGGCGGCAACTGGTGGAGCGCTCCGACCTGAACTGCCTGCGCATCCGCAAAGGCTCCCTTTCCGATTCCGAGCGGCTGGAGATCGAGAGCCACGTCACCCACACCTTCCGCTTCCTCAAGCAGATCCCCTGGACCCGGGACCTGGAAGGCGTGCCGGAGATCGCCTTCGCGCACCACGAAAAGCTGGGGGGCCGAGGCTATCCGCGGGGGCTCCAGGCCCCCGCCATTCCGGTGCAGAGCCGGGCCATGACCATCAGCGACATTTTCGACGCCCTCACCGCCCAGGACCGGCCCTACAAGCTCGCGGTGCCCTTGTCCAAGAGCCTCAACATCCTGAACGAAGAAGCCAATGACGGCAACGTGGACCGCGTCCTGCTGGATCTCTTCATCGAAGCCAGGATCTTCGAGCGCACCGCGAAGACATGA
- a CDS encoding IPT/TIG domain-containing protein — MRPATWLSSALRSCVALALGLLMACSGGGGGTQPIPTPAPVISGFAPLQAVPGAPVTITGSNLENATVKFNGITATVSSNTSTQVVAAVPGGATSGFISVTTAGGTATSIATFTVLPPSPGITGFSPTSGLVGAAVSITGTHLTGATAVSFNGTNAPSFTVGSSTQITATVPLGATSGPIAVTTPGGTATSSTSFIVAVPAPTITGFNPTSGVVGTSVAVSGTNFSGASAVTFNGIAASFTIEDSTQLTATVPATASGPITVTTPGGTATSASSFTVTVPAPAITGFSPASGSVGSIVVITGTNFSGASAVAFNSVSAPFTINSPSQITATVPATTSGPIAVTTSGGTAVSSSSFIVTPPAPTIAGFSPGSGSIGSSVVITGTNFTSASAVKFNGVGAPFTINHPAQITATVPATTSGPITVTTPGGTATSASAFIVTAPAPTISGFNPTSGHVGASVVITGTNFSLVFDVAFNGAGAVFTLNSPTQITATVPATTSGPISVASPGGTATSAANFTVTPSGPTADLFIDGAYVTQSAQNYAGAVPLVGGKASVLRIFVLGNQAGITAPSVRVRTYSGATLTDTQTIAPTLSTAPTAVSEGSLNQSWNYPLSGAATQPGLGLLIDVDPANAIAEADETNNFWPSTGTPMALDVRALETFHGTLIPITQSGLTGNATSGNLASWYAKFQKMFPIAAGMDVLLGATYTTSQVLASDGSGWSALLGELEAKRLVEASTRYYFGALNVSYGSGVAGLGYVPASGSSTHRSALGWDKTSGYADGGLYFDVLTHETGHNLGRFHSPCGGAADADPGYPYAGGLIGIYGLDVAAMSIKDPAVYTDIMGYCSPVWISDYVYHSILDFRQASPFGSAPASAQDCLLVSGRIHNSHAELDPALRVRLEPTPQRGEAPHGSRLIEGRDASGTLLFQRWLPLSRVADDIPGSVDRHFLAAIPTKEIPMAALAELRLLGDSGVDAVRWSSQALPLKSGAVQMPQAWASGEGEVRLVWDANAHPLVMVRDAGTGDVLSFARGGGVAIKTSAKRLELTPSNGVSSESALLEIR; from the coding sequence ATGCGACCGGCGACTTGGTTGAGTTCGGCTCTCAGGAGCTGCGTAGCTTTAGCCCTTGGCCTGCTCATGGCTTGCAGCGGGGGAGGAGGCGGCACCCAGCCGATACCAACGCCCGCGCCGGTGATCAGCGGTTTCGCGCCCTTGCAAGCCGTTCCAGGCGCCCCCGTCACCATCACCGGGTCGAACCTCGAAAACGCCACGGTGAAATTCAACGGAATCACGGCCACAGTTTCCTCCAACACCTCCACCCAGGTGGTCGCCGCGGTGCCTGGTGGCGCCACCAGCGGATTCATTTCCGTGACCACCGCGGGCGGCACGGCCACCAGCATTGCCACGTTCACGGTGCTGCCCCCGTCTCCGGGCATCACCGGTTTCAGCCCAACCTCAGGATTGGTGGGGGCGGCCGTCAGCATCACCGGCACCCATCTCACAGGTGCGACGGCGGTTTCGTTCAACGGAACCAATGCGCCTTCCTTCACGGTGGGCAGCTCCACCCAGATCACAGCCACCGTGCCCCTGGGCGCCACGAGCGGGCCCATCGCCGTGACCACCCCCGGCGGCACGGCCACATCTTCCACATCGTTCATCGTGGCGGTTCCGGCGCCCACCATCACGGGGTTCAATCCGACTTCTGGGGTGGTGGGAACTTCGGTGGCGGTCTCAGGGACGAATTTCTCCGGGGCTTCCGCGGTGACCTTCAATGGCATCGCCGCGTCCTTCACGATCGAGGATTCCACGCAGCTCACCGCCACGGTGCCCGCCACCGCCTCGGGCCCCATCACTGTCACCACCCCGGGGGGGACGGCGACGTCCGCCAGCTCGTTCACGGTGACCGTGCCTGCGCCCGCCATCACGGGGTTCAGCCCCGCTTCGGGAAGCGTCGGGTCCATCGTGGTGATCACCGGGACGAATTTCTCCGGGGCTTCCGCAGTGGCCTTCAACAGCGTCAGCGCTCCGTTCACAATCAACAGCCCTTCGCAGATCACCGCCACGGTGCCCGCGACCACTTCCGGGCCCATCGCCGTCACCACCTCCGGCGGCACGGCGGTTTCCAGCAGCTCGTTCATCGTGACGCCGCCCGCGCCCACCATCGCAGGATTCAGCCCCGGTTCCGGATCCATCGGATCGTCCGTGGTCATCACCGGCACGAATTTCACGTCGGCTTCCGCGGTGAAATTCAACGGTGTGGGCGCGCCCTTCACCATCAACCACCCGGCGCAGATCACCGCAACGGTGCCTGCCACCACTTCGGGGCCCATCACTGTCACGACCCCGGGCGGCACGGCAACGTCCGCCAGCGCATTCATCGTGACAGCGCCAGCGCCCACCATCTCGGGGTTCAATCCAACCTCAGGCCACGTGGGCGCTTCCGTGGTCATCACCGGGACGAATTTTTCCCTTGTCTTTGATGTGGCCTTCAACGGAGCCGGAGCGGTCTTCACGCTCAACAGCCCGACCCAGATCACCGCCACGGTGCCCGCCACCACCTCAGGCCCCATCAGCGTTGCCTCCCCCGGCGGCACGGCGACCTCCGCGGCGAATTTCACGGTCACACCCAGCGGGCCCACGGCGGACCTCTTCATTGATGGCGCCTATGTGACCCAAAGCGCCCAGAACTATGCGGGCGCCGTGCCTTTGGTGGGTGGAAAGGCCAGCGTCCTGCGGATTTTCGTGCTGGGAAACCAGGCGGGCATCACGGCGCCCTCCGTGCGGGTGCGCACCTACAGCGGCGCCACGCTGACGGACACCCAGACCATCGCGCCCACGCTTTCCACAGCGCCGACGGCTGTATCCGAAGGTTCCTTGAACCAGTCCTGGAACTACCCGCTTTCCGGCGCGGCGACCCAGCCGGGCCTGGGCCTGCTCATCGACGTGGACCCTGCCAACGCGATCGCCGAAGCCGATGAGACCAACAACTTTTGGCCTTCGACGGGAACCCCGATGGCCCTGGACGTGCGCGCCCTCGAAACCTTCCACGGCACGCTCATCCCCATCACCCAAAGCGGCCTCACCGGCAACGCCACCTCGGGCAACCTGGCCAGCTGGTACGCCAAATTCCAGAAGATGTTTCCCATCGCGGCGGGCATGGATGTGCTGCTGGGCGCCACCTACACCACTTCCCAGGTCCTGGCCTCGGACGGCAGCGGCTGGAGCGCGTTGCTGGGCGAACTGGAGGCGAAGCGCCTGGTCGAGGCCTCGACCCGCTATTACTTCGGCGCCCTGAACGTGAGCTACGGCAGCGGCGTGGCGGGCCTGGGCTACGTTCCAGCCTCCGGTTCCAGCACGCACCGCAGCGCCTTGGGTTGGGACAAGACCAGCGGCTACGCGGATGGAGGCCTCTACTTCGATGTGCTCACCCACGAGACCGGCCACAACCTGGGGCGCTTCCATTCTCCCTGCGGCGGTGCCGCCGATGCGGATCCCGGCTATCCGTATGCGGGCGGCCTCATCGGGATCTATGGCCTCGACGTGGCGGCCATGTCCATCAAGGACCCGGCGGTCTACACGGACATCATGGGCTATTGCTCACCGGTCTGGATCAGCGACTACGTCTACCACTCCATCCTGGATTTCAGGCAGGCCAGCCCCTTCGGTTCTGCGCCGGCCAGCGCCCAGGATTGCCTGCTGGTTTCCGGCCGCATCCACAACAGCCATGCCGAACTGGATCCTGCGCTGCGGGTCCGACTGGAACCCACCCCCCAGCGCGGCGAAGCCCCTCACGGCAGCCGCCTGATCGAGGGCCGCGATGCTTCGGGCACCCTGCTCTTCCAGCGCTGGCTGCCGTTGTCGCGGGTGGCCGATGACATCCCTGGAAGTGTGGACCGGCATTTCCTGGCGGCCATCCCCACAAAGGAAATTCCGATGGCTGCCTTGGCTGAATTGAGGTTGCTCGGGGACTCAGGGGTTGACGCCGTCCGCTGGAGCAGCCAGGCGCTGCCGTTGAAGAGCGGCGCGGTTCAAATGCCGCAAGCCTGGGCCTCCGGCGAAGGCGAAGTCCGCCTGGTCTGGGACGCCAACGCCCATCCGCTGGTGATGGTGCGCGACGCCGGCACTGGCGACGTGCTCAGCTTCGCCCGGGGCGGCGGCGTGGCCATCAAGACTTCCGCCAAGCGGCTGGAACTGACGCCTTCCAACGGCGTTTCCAGCGAAAGCGCGCTACTGGAAATCCGATAG
- a CDS encoding homogentisate 1,2-dioxygenase gives MSDKRTTPLFPLRKGRHTRQAHVDLPEGTFEEEHARQGFFGRTTHLYRLHPPTAWTRIEGPLAPHSYDLNNIFPVDPAVEGDALLQQARAGALLESMSGSREPAFAPVCILHNQDVAMHYVAPGPMDFFYRNADGDDVFYIQTGGGRFESDFGNLDYAKGDYLVIPRGTTYRFRPHDEVQRYLLIESFSEITIPDRGALGPNALFDPAMIDTPELAEYAEGTGREWAVHIKRENEITKVFYPFNPLDAVGWKGDLTVWRINVKDIRPVMSHRYHLPPSVHTTFMAQNFVICSFLPRPFEEEEGAMRVPFYHRNIDYDEVLFYSDGHFFSRDGIGQGMVTWHPQGIHHGPHPKAIPLSRTKDRTDEVAVMLDTYRPLKATPAAALVENPDYWASWK, from the coding sequence ATGTCCGACAAGAGAACCACGCCGCTGTTCCCCCTCCGCAAGGGCCGCCACACGCGCCAGGCCCACGTGGACCTGCCCGAGGGCACCTTCGAGGAAGAACATGCGCGGCAGGGATTTTTCGGTAGGACCACCCACCTCTACCGCCTGCACCCACCCACGGCGTGGACCCGCATCGAGGGGCCCCTCGCGCCCCACAGCTACGACCTGAACAACATCTTCCCCGTGGACCCGGCCGTGGAAGGCGATGCGCTGCTGCAGCAGGCCCGCGCCGGCGCGCTGCTGGAGTCCATGTCCGGCTCGCGGGAACCGGCCTTCGCCCCGGTCTGCATCCTCCACAACCAGGACGTGGCGATGCACTACGTGGCGCCTGGCCCCATGGATTTCTTCTACCGCAACGCCGATGGGGACGATGTCTTCTACATCCAGACCGGCGGCGGCAGGTTTGAAAGCGACTTCGGGAACCTGGACTACGCGAAAGGCGATTACCTCGTCATCCCCCGGGGCACCACCTACCGGTTCCGGCCCCACGACGAGGTGCAGCGCTACCTGCTGATCGAGTCCTTCAGTGAAATCACCATCCCCGACCGGGGCGCGCTGGGCCCCAACGCGCTCTTCGATCCCGCCATGATCGACACGCCGGAATTGGCTGAATATGCCGAAGGCACAGGACGCGAATGGGCCGTCCACATCAAGCGCGAAAACGAGATCACGAAGGTGTTCTACCCCTTCAATCCATTGGATGCGGTGGGCTGGAAAGGCGACCTCACCGTGTGGCGCATCAACGTGAAGGACATCCGCCCGGTGATGAGCCACCGCTACCACCTGCCGCCGAGCGTGCACACCACCTTCATGGCGCAGAATTTCGTCATCTGCTCCTTCCTGCCCCGCCCCTTCGAGGAAGAGGAAGGCGCCATGCGCGTGCCCTTCTACCACCGGAACATCGACTACGACGAGGTGCTCTTCTACTCCGACGGCCATTTCTTCAGCCGCGACGGCATCGGCCAAGGCATGGTCACCTGGCATCCCCAGGGCATCCACCATGGGCCGCACCCCAAAGCCATCCCCCTGAGCCGCACCAAGGACCGCACGGACGAGGTGGCGGTCATGCTGGATACCTACCGCCCCCTGAAGGCCACACCCGCCGCTGCCTTGGTGGAGAACCCGGATTACTGGGCGTCCTGGAAGTAG